The proteins below come from a single Kitasatospora sp. NBC_00315 genomic window:
- a CDS encoding PAC2 family protein, with translation MIELEDVPELIDPVMVCAFEGWNDAGDAASAAVAHLDETWTGKVFAALDAEDYYDFQVNRPTVWLDGGIRRITWPTTRLSVVRVTEPKTRDLVLVRGIEPSMRWRSYCNELLGFAHELGVELVVILGALLGDTPHSRPVPVSGVTSDPDLARTLDLEESRYEGPTGIVGVLQEACTHAGVPAVTLWAAVPHYVAQPPNPKATLALLNKLEDLLDLRIPPGELGEDSRAWQLGVDQLAAEDSEVAEYVQQLEEAQDTAELPEASGDAIAREFERYLRRRENLGPTGEKPVAGHATAERPGEAEPGPKDTKTGEDGPEPGTED, from the coding sequence GTGATCGAGCTGGAAGATGTTCCCGAGTTGATCGACCCGGTGATGGTGTGCGCCTTCGAGGGCTGGAACGACGCCGGCGACGCCGCGTCGGCGGCCGTCGCGCACCTGGACGAGACCTGGACCGGCAAGGTGTTCGCCGCCCTCGACGCGGAGGACTACTACGACTTCCAGGTCAACCGGCCCACGGTCTGGCTGGACGGCGGCATCCGCCGGATCACCTGGCCGACCACCCGGCTGTCCGTGGTGCGGGTGACCGAGCCGAAGACCCGGGATCTCGTGCTCGTCCGCGGCATCGAGCCGAGCATGCGCTGGCGCTCGTACTGCAACGAGCTGCTCGGCTTCGCGCACGAACTCGGCGTGGAGCTGGTGGTGATCCTGGGCGCGTTGCTCGGCGACACCCCGCACAGCCGCCCGGTGCCGGTCAGCGGCGTCACCTCCGATCCCGACCTGGCCCGCACCCTGGATCTGGAGGAGAGCCGCTACGAGGGCCCGACCGGGATCGTCGGCGTGCTCCAGGAGGCGTGCACCCACGCGGGTGTGCCGGCCGTGACGCTCTGGGCCGCCGTCCCGCACTACGTCGCCCAGCCGCCGAACCCGAAGGCCACGCTGGCCCTGTTGAACAAGCTGGAGGACCTGCTGGACCTGCGGATCCCGCCGGGCGAGCTCGGCGAGGACTCCCGCGCCTGGCAGCTCGGGGTGGACCAGCTCGCCGCCGAGGACAGCGAGGTGGCCGAGTACGTCCAGCAGCTGGAGGAGGCCCAGGACACCGCCGAGCTCCCGGAGGCGTCCGGCGACGCCATCGCCCGTGAGTTCGAGCGCTACCTGCGCCGCCGGGAGAACCTCGGCCCGACCGGGGAGAAGCCGGTCGCCGGGCACGCCACCGCGGAGCGGCCGGGCGAGGCCGAGCCCGGCCCGAAGGACACCAAGACCGGCGAGGACGGGCCCGAACCGGGTACCGAGGACTGA
- the metH gene encoding methionine synthase: MATAATPSTAVQQERADALREALVTRVVVADGAMGTMLQAQDPTLEDFQDLEGCNEVLNVTRPDIVRSVHEAYFAVGVDCVETNTFGANLSALGEYDIPERIFELSEAGARIAREVADSYDDGRTRWVLGSIGPGTKLPTLGHIPYATVRDGFRLNAAGLIAGGADALLVETSQDLLQTKAAILGSKLALADAGVDLPLIVQVTVETTGTMLLGSEIGAALTALEPLGVDYIGLNCATGPAEMSEHLRYLAKNARIGLSCMPNAGLPVLGKDGAHYPLSPAELADAHDTFTREYGLSLVGGCCGTTPEHLRQVVERVRGRAITPRDPQPEPSAASLYQSVPFRQDTSYLAIGERTNANGSKKFRDSMLAGDWQACVEIAREQIRDGSHLLDLCVDYVGRDGVADMREIAGRLATASTLPIVLDSTETPVLRAGLEMLGGRALLNSVNYEDGDGPDTRFGTIAALAREHGAGLIALTIDEEGQARTAEKKVAIAERLIEQLGREYGVAEHDILVDCLAFTLGTGQEESRRDGIETIDAIRELKRRHPAVQTTLGLSNISFGLSPAARQVINSVFLNECVEAGLDSAIVHASKILPMARIPAEQREVALDLVYDRRREGYDPLQKLLQLFEGVSAASSAASKAQELAALPLEERLQRRIIDGERKGLEADLDEALTERPALEIVNSTLLAGMKVVGELFGSGQMQLPFVLQSAEVMKTAVAHLEPHMEKSDDEGKGTIVLATVKGDVHDIGKNLVDIILSNNGYTVVNLGIKQPVSAILDAAQENRADVIGMSGLLVKSTVIMKENLQELNQRGLSADFPVILGGAALTRAYVEQDLHEIYEGEVRYARDAFEGLRLMDALIAVKRGVPGATLPELKQRRHARVEVVEEPEENLGQIRSDVSVDNRVPTPPFWGDRIVKGIPFADYASWLDEDALFKGQWGLKAARTGEGPSYEELVETEGRPRLRMWLDRLQTEGWLEAAVVYGYYPAASKGDDLLVYNEDGSEHTRFTFPRQRRGRRLCLADFFRPEESGEKDVLGLQVVTMGNRISEAANELFKADAYRDYLELHGLSVQLAEALAEFWHARVRYELGFSGEDPQDVKDMFALKYRGARFSLGYGACPELEDRAKIAELLKPERIGVVLSEEFQLHPEQSTDAIVIHHPEAKYFNAR, translated from the coding sequence ATGGCCACCGCCGCCACCCCGTCCACCGCCGTCCAGCAGGAGCGCGCCGACGCCCTGCGTGAAGCGCTCGTCACCCGCGTCGTCGTCGCGGACGGCGCGATGGGCACGATGCTCCAGGCACAGGACCCGACACTGGAGGACTTCCAGGACCTGGAGGGGTGCAACGAGGTCCTCAACGTCACCCGCCCCGACATCGTGCGCTCGGTGCACGAGGCGTACTTCGCCGTCGGTGTCGACTGCGTGGAGACCAACACCTTCGGCGCCAACCTGTCGGCGCTGGGCGAGTACGACATCCCCGAGCGGATCTTCGAGCTGTCCGAGGCCGGTGCCCGGATCGCCCGTGAGGTGGCCGACTCCTACGACGACGGCCGGACCCGCTGGGTGCTCGGCTCGATCGGCCCGGGCACCAAGCTCCCGACGCTGGGCCACATCCCCTACGCCACCGTGCGCGACGGCTTCCGGCTGAACGCGGCCGGTCTGATCGCGGGCGGCGCGGACGCGCTGCTGGTGGAGACCAGCCAGGACCTGCTGCAGACCAAGGCCGCCATCCTGGGCTCCAAGCTGGCGCTGGCCGACGCCGGCGTGGACCTGCCGCTGATCGTGCAGGTGACGGTGGAGACCACCGGCACGATGCTGCTGGGCTCCGAGATCGGCGCCGCGCTCACCGCGCTGGAGCCGCTGGGCGTCGACTACATCGGCCTGAACTGCGCCACCGGCCCCGCCGAGATGAGCGAGCACCTGCGCTACCTGGCGAAGAACGCCCGGATCGGCCTCTCCTGCATGCCGAACGCCGGTCTGCCGGTGCTCGGCAAGGACGGCGCGCACTACCCGCTGAGCCCGGCCGAGCTGGCCGACGCGCACGACACCTTCACCCGCGAGTACGGCCTCTCGCTGGTCGGCGGCTGCTGCGGCACCACGCCCGAGCACCTGCGGCAGGTGGTCGAGCGGGTTCGCGGGCGGGCGATCACCCCGCGCGACCCGCAGCCGGAGCCGTCCGCCGCGTCGCTGTACCAGTCGGTGCCGTTCCGCCAGGACACCTCCTACCTGGCGATCGGCGAGCGGACCAACGCCAACGGATCCAAGAAGTTCCGCGACTCGATGCTGGCCGGCGACTGGCAGGCCTGCGTGGAGATCGCCCGCGAGCAGATCCGCGACGGCTCCCACCTGCTGGACCTCTGCGTGGACTACGTCGGCCGTGACGGTGTCGCCGACATGCGGGAGATCGCCGGCCGGCTGGCGACCGCCTCGACCCTGCCGATCGTGCTGGACTCCACCGAGACCCCGGTGCTCAGGGCCGGCCTGGAGATGCTCGGCGGCCGCGCACTGCTGAACTCGGTGAACTACGAGGACGGCGACGGCCCGGACACCCGCTTCGGCACGATCGCGGCGCTCGCCCGCGAGCACGGCGCCGGTCTGATCGCGCTGACCATCGACGAGGAGGGGCAGGCCCGCACCGCCGAGAAGAAGGTCGCGATCGCCGAGCGGCTGATCGAGCAGCTCGGCCGCGAGTACGGCGTCGCCGAGCACGACATCCTGGTGGACTGCCTGGCCTTCACGCTCGGCACCGGTCAGGAGGAGTCGCGCCGCGACGGCATCGAGACGATCGACGCGATCCGCGAGCTCAAGCGCCGCCACCCGGCCGTGCAGACCACGCTGGGCCTGTCGAACATCTCCTTCGGTCTCTCCCCGGCGGCCCGTCAGGTGATCAACTCGGTCTTCCTGAACGAGTGCGTCGAAGCCGGCCTGGACTCCGCGATCGTGCACGCCTCGAAGATCCTGCCGATGGCCCGGATCCCGGCCGAGCAGCGCGAGGTCGCCCTCGACCTGGTCTACGACCGCCGCCGGGAGGGCTACGACCCGCTGCAGAAGCTGCTCCAGCTGTTCGAGGGCGTCTCGGCGGCCTCCAGCGCCGCGTCCAAGGCGCAGGAGCTGGCGGCGCTGCCGCTGGAGGAGCGCCTGCAGCGGCGGATCATCGACGGTGAGCGCAAGGGCCTGGAGGCGGACCTCGACGAGGCGCTGACCGAGCGCCCGGCGCTGGAGATCGTCAACAGCACGCTGCTGGCCGGTATGAAGGTGGTCGGCGAGCTGTTCGGCTCGGGCCAGATGCAGCTGCCGTTCGTGCTCCAGTCGGCGGAGGTCATGAAGACCGCCGTCGCCCACCTGGAGCCGCACATGGAGAAGTCCGACGACGAGGGCAAGGGCACCATCGTGCTGGCCACCGTCAAGGGCGACGTCCACGACATCGGCAAGAACCTGGTCGACATCATCCTGTCGAACAACGGCTACACGGTCGTCAACCTGGGCATCAAGCAGCCGGTCTCGGCGATCCTGGACGCCGCTCAGGAGAACAGGGCCGACGTGATCGGCATGTCCGGTCTGCTGGTCAAGTCCACCGTGATCATGAAGGAGAACCTCCAGGAGCTCAACCAGCGGGGGCTCTCGGCGGACTTCCCGGTCATCCTCGGCGGCGCCGCGCTGACCCGGGCCTACGTCGAGCAGGACCTGCACGAGATCTACGAGGGCGAGGTCCGCTACGCCCGGGACGCGTTCGAGGGCCTGCGCCTGATGGACGCGCTGATCGCGGTCAAGCGCGGGGTGCCCGGGGCGACCCTGCCGGAGCTCAAGCAGCGCCGGCACGCCCGGGTCGAGGTCGTGGAGGAGCCGGAGGAGAACCTCGGCCAGATCCGCTCGGACGTCTCGGTCGACAACCGGGTGCCCACCCCGCCGTTCTGGGGCGACCGGATCGTCAAGGGCATCCCGTTCGCGGACTACGCCTCCTGGCTGGACGAGGACGCGCTGTTCAAGGGCCAGTGGGGCCTGAAGGCGGCGCGCACCGGTGAGGGCCCCTCCTACGAGGAGCTGGTGGAGACCGAGGGCCGGCCGCGGCTGCGGATGTGGCTGGACCGGCTGCAGACCGAGGGCTGGCTGGAGGCCGCCGTGGTCTACGGCTACTACCCGGCCGCCTCCAAGGGCGACGACCTGCTGGTCTACAACGAGGACGGCTCCGAGCACACCCGGTTCACCTTCCCGCGCCAGCGGCGTGGGCGGCGGCTGTGCCTGGCCGACTTCTTCCGCCCGGAGGAGTCCGGCGAGAAGGACGTGCTGGGCCTCCAGGTGGTCACCATGGGCAACCGGATCTCGGAGGCCGCGAACGAGCTGTTCAAGGCCGACGCGTACCGCGACTACCTGGAGCTGCACGGCCTGTCCGTCCAGCTGGCCGAGGCGCTCGCCGAGTTCTGGCACGCCCGGGTCCGCTACGAGCTGGGCTTCTCCGGTGAGGACCCGCAGGACGTGAAGGACATGTTCGCGCTGAAGTACCGCGGTGCGCGCTTCTCGCTGGGCTACGGGGCCTGCCCGGAGCTGGAGGACCGCGCCAAGATCGCCGAGCTGCTGAAGCCCGAGCGGATCGGCGTGGTGCTCTCCGAGGAGTTCCAGCTCCACCCGGAGCAGTCCACCGACGCGATCGTCATCCACCACCCCGAGGCCAAGTACTTCAACGCGCGGTAA
- a CDS encoding LacI family DNA-binding transcriptional regulator, which produces MTRRLAQVAKKVGVSEATVSRVLNEKPGVSEATRAAVLTALDVLGYERPTQLRGERARLVGLVLPELQNPIFPAFAEVVGGALAGQGFTPVLCTQTAGGVSEADYVGLLLEQHVAGVVFFGGLYAQQDAPHEHYDRLAERGLPTVLLNAAIDDLDFPRVSCDDAVAVEQAVGHLHQLGHRRIGMVLGPADHMPSRRKLDAARTAAAKAGLDLPDTCVERALFSLEGGQAATTRLLRQGVTGIICASDPLALGAVRAVRRAGLSVPADVSVIGYDDSAFMTCTDPPLTTVRQPIEAMGRAAVELLAGEIAGVKVTHDELLFEPELVVRGSTAPARARD; this is translated from the coding sequence ATGACACGACGACTTGCTCAGGTGGCCAAGAAGGTCGGGGTGAGTGAAGCCACGGTGAGCCGGGTGCTGAACGAGAAGCCCGGCGTCTCCGAGGCGACCCGGGCCGCGGTGCTGACGGCACTGGACGTACTCGGCTACGAGCGCCCCACCCAGCTGCGCGGGGAGCGGGCGCGACTGGTCGGCCTGGTGCTGCCCGAGCTGCAGAACCCGATCTTCCCGGCCTTCGCCGAGGTGGTCGGCGGCGCGCTGGCCGGGCAGGGCTTCACCCCGGTGCTCTGCACCCAGACCGCCGGCGGCGTCTCCGAGGCCGACTACGTCGGACTGCTGCTGGAGCAGCACGTCGCCGGCGTGGTGTTCTTCGGCGGTCTCTACGCCCAGCAGGACGCCCCGCACGAGCACTACGACCGCCTCGCCGAACGCGGTCTGCCCACCGTCCTGCTCAACGCGGCCATCGACGACCTCGACTTCCCCCGGGTGTCCTGCGACGACGCGGTGGCGGTCGAACAGGCCGTCGGCCACCTCCACCAGCTCGGCCACCGCCGCATCGGCATGGTGCTCGGCCCCGCCGACCACATGCCCTCGCGCCGCAAACTCGACGCCGCCCGCACCGCCGCCGCCAAGGCCGGCCTCGACCTGCCCGACACCTGCGTCGAACGCGCCCTGTTCAGCCTCGAGGGCGGCCAGGCCGCCACCACCCGGCTGCTGCGCCAGGGCGTCACCGGGATCATTTGCGCGAGCGACCCGCTGGCCCTGGGCGCGGTGCGCGCCGTGCGCCGGGCCGGACTCTCGGTGCCCGCGGACGTCTCGGTGATCGGCTACGACGACTCGGCGTTCATGACCTGCACCGACCCGCCGCTGACCACCGTGCGCCAGCCCATCGAGGCGATGGGCCGAGCCGCCGTCGAGCTCCTCGCGGGCGAGATCGCGGGGGTGAAGGTGACCCATGACGAGCTGCTCTTCGAGCCGGAGCTGGTGGTGCGCGGCTCCACCGCCCCCGCCCGTGCGCGGGACTGA
- the mshC gene encoding cysteine--1-D-myo-inosityl 2-amino-2-deoxy-alpha-D-glucopyranoside ligase, protein MHAWPASEVPALPGQGLPLRIHDTAAGCIREVVPQGRTARIYVCGITPYDATHLGHAATYNTFDLVQRVWKDAGHDVLYVQNVTDVDDPLLERAVATGQDWTALAERETALFREDMTALRMLPPAHYVGAVESIPWIVPLVQKLLASGAAYDVDGDIYFSVESDPRFGEVSGLTPDAMLPVFAERGGDPDRPGKKHPLDALLWLAARPGEPAWDTELGHGRPGWHIECVAIALKYLGMSFDIQGGGSDLSFPHHEMGAAHAQVATGEHPYAQAYVHAGMVGLDGHKMSKSRGNLVFVSALRREGVDPAAIRLALLAHHYRSDWEWTKGTLDDAVERLARWRAAVSRPDGPSADALLAEVRAALADDLDAPAALAAVDRWAAGQAESGGQEIGAPGLVSRTVDALLGVAL, encoded by the coding sequence ATGCATGCCTGGCCCGCCTCCGAGGTTCCCGCCCTGCCTGGTCAGGGGCTCCCCCTGCGTATCCACGACACCGCCGCGGGCTGTATCAGGGAGGTCGTGCCCCAGGGCCGTACCGCCCGGATCTACGTCTGCGGCATCACCCCGTACGACGCGACCCACCTGGGCCACGCCGCCACCTACAACACCTTCGACCTGGTGCAGCGCGTCTGGAAGGACGCCGGTCACGACGTCCTGTACGTGCAGAACGTCACCGACGTGGACGACCCGCTGCTGGAGCGGGCCGTCGCCACCGGGCAGGACTGGACGGCCCTCGCCGAGCGCGAGACGGCGCTCTTCCGCGAGGACATGACCGCCCTGCGGATGCTCCCGCCGGCCCACTACGTCGGCGCCGTCGAGTCGATCCCGTGGATCGTGCCGCTGGTGCAGAAGCTGCTGGCGAGCGGCGCGGCGTACGACGTGGACGGCGACATCTACTTCTCGGTCGAGTCCGACCCGCGGTTCGGCGAGGTCTCCGGGCTGACCCCGGACGCCATGCTGCCGGTCTTCGCCGAGCGCGGCGGCGACCCGGACCGTCCCGGCAAGAAGCACCCGCTGGACGCCCTGCTCTGGCTGGCGGCCCGCCCGGGCGAGCCCGCCTGGGACACCGAGCTCGGCCACGGCCGGCCCGGTTGGCACATCGAGTGCGTCGCGATCGCCCTCAAGTACCTGGGCATGTCCTTCGACATCCAGGGCGGCGGCAGCGACCTCTCCTTCCCGCACCACGAGATGGGCGCCGCCCACGCGCAGGTCGCCACCGGCGAGCACCCCTACGCCCAGGCGTACGTGCACGCGGGCATGGTCGGGCTGGACGGCCACAAGATGTCGAAGTCCCGGGGCAACCTGGTCTTCGTCTCCGCGCTGCGCCGTGAGGGCGTGGACCCGGCGGCGATCCGGCTGGCGCTGCTGGCCCACCACTACCGCTCGGACTGGGAGTGGACGAAGGGCACGCTGGACGACGCCGTGGAGCGCCTGGCCCGTTGGCGCGCCGCCGTCTCGCGCCCCGACGGCCCCTCGGCGGACGCGCTGCTCGCCGAGGTCCGCGCGGCCCTGGCCGACGACCTGGACGCACCGGCCGCGCTCGCCGCGGTGGACCGCTGGGCCGCAGGCCAGGCCGAGAGCGGTGGCCAGGAGATCGGCGCGCCGGGCCTGGTCTCGCGCACGGTGGACGCGCTGCTCGGCGTCGCGCTCTAG
- a CDS encoding SRPBCC family protein: MPGWPLIAAGAVAATGATVFALGRCLPLEHRVRRSLELRRPPEAVWDVLTDIERFPHWRPGVTRVERLPDEAGRLCWREYGRHGDAAYELVDATPPLRLVTAIADPRLPFGGTWTYELTPWPGGCTLTVVERGEIRSPLYRFVSRYLTGHAATLERHLAALAAQLGGRA; this comes from the coding sequence ATGCCCGGATGGCCACTGATCGCCGCGGGTGCGGTGGCCGCGACCGGCGCGACGGTGTTCGCGCTCGGCCGCTGCCTGCCGCTGGAACACCGGGTGCGCAGATCGCTGGAGCTGCGCCGCCCGCCCGAAGCCGTCTGGGACGTGCTCACCGACATCGAGCGCTTCCCGCACTGGCGCCCCGGTGTGACCCGGGTCGAGCGGCTCCCGGACGAGGCGGGACGGCTCTGCTGGCGCGAGTACGGCCGCCACGGCGACGCCGCCTACGAGCTCGTCGACGCCACGCCGCCGCTGCGGCTGGTCACCGCGATCGCCGACCCGCGCCTTCCGTTCGGCGGCACCTGGACGTACGAGCTCACGCCCTGGCCGGGCGGCTGCACGCTCACCGTGGTGGAGCGGGGCGAGATCCGCAGTCCGCTGTACCGCTTCGTCTCCCGCTACCTGACCGGGCACGCGGCGACGCTGGAGCGTCACCTCGCGGCGCTGGCGGCCCAGCTGGGCGGTCGCGCCTGA
- a CDS encoding DUF1304 domain-containing protein: MRTTANILVALVGALHVYILVLEMFLWQRRPGRELSGFDAETARVTAPLAANQGLYNGFLAAGLFWGLTAADPTGHRVQIFFLGCVVVAGLYGAATANRRILFAQALPGALALAAVLVAG, encoded by the coding sequence GTGCGGACCACCGCGAACATCCTGGTCGCCCTGGTGGGCGCCCTGCACGTGTACATCCTGGTGCTGGAGATGTTCCTCTGGCAGCGCCGGCCCGGCCGGGAACTCTCCGGCTTCGACGCCGAGACGGCCCGGGTCACCGCGCCGCTCGCCGCCAACCAGGGCCTCTACAACGGCTTCCTGGCGGCGGGCCTGTTCTGGGGCCTGACCGCGGCCGATCCGACCGGCCACCGCGTGCAGATCTTCTTCCTCGGCTGCGTGGTCGTCGCCGGCCTCTACGGCGCGGCCACCGCCAACCGGCGCATCCTCTTCGCCCAAGCCCTGCCCGGTGCCCTCGCGCTGGCCGCCGTGCTGGTGGCCGGATGA
- a CDS encoding ABC transporter substrate-binding protein — MTSVHRLAVLTCAGLVASTVAGCGSVTKAVTGSDPGGAIVMGTTSVTSVLDPAGAYDNGSWLLLKNVFQSLLKFPAGSSTPSPDAAQSCEFTGSDATTYHCTLRSGLKFSNGHPLTAQDVVFSVERMAKIKDDNGPASLLDSIASVEAKGDTEVTFHLSRPDAVLPAKLASAAGSIVDHQVFPADKLLANDKLVGSGPYKIDSIEAMTSDGGSKVPGRVTVVANDHYSGDEILKNKKFTLRYFNKGAELKTALDKGEVDLADNSLDPGAAAQYLADVQAGNTAVQVAEGDSSETRYLAFNTKDAVTGNPAVRQAVAQLLDRKVLARDVYARTVQPLYSVVPAGVLGHNTAFFDKYGDPDLAKAKQILTAAKIALPVKMSLTWSRARAEGAESAEIKRQLEAGGLFQVTVNQEADWDKFKKGWTAGSYQAYTIGWTADYPDPDNFVAPLVVDGGAYHTGWNDPRISDRLVPESLRQADRAAASSTFAQMQNITAEGVPLIPIFQTKSLYASRSDITGVESTVDTTGVFRFWEIGRSGK; from the coding sequence ATGACTTCAGTTCACCGACTGGCAGTGCTCACCTGCGCCGGGCTCGTCGCCTCCACGGTCGCGGGCTGCGGCTCGGTCACCAAGGCGGTCACCGGTTCGGACCCGGGCGGTGCGATCGTGATGGGAACCACCAGCGTGACCAGCGTGCTGGACCCGGCCGGCGCCTACGACAACGGCTCCTGGCTGCTCCTGAAGAACGTCTTCCAGTCGCTGCTGAAGTTCCCCGCCGGCAGCTCGACGCCGAGCCCGGACGCCGCGCAGTCCTGCGAGTTCACCGGCAGCGATGCCACCACCTACCACTGCACCCTGCGCAGCGGCCTGAAGTTCTCCAACGGGCACCCGCTGACCGCTCAGGACGTGGTCTTCTCCGTCGAGCGGATGGCGAAGATCAAGGACGACAACGGCCCCGCCTCCCTGCTCGACTCGATCGCGTCGGTCGAGGCGAAGGGCGACACCGAGGTGACCTTCCACCTGAGCCGTCCCGACGCGGTGCTCCCCGCCAAGCTGGCCAGTGCGGCCGGCTCGATCGTCGACCACCAGGTGTTCCCCGCCGACAAGCTGCTCGCCAACGACAAGCTGGTCGGCTCGGGACCCTACAAGATCGACTCGATCGAGGCGATGACCTCCGACGGTGGCAGCAAGGTGCCCGGCCGGGTGACGGTGGTCGCCAACGACCACTACTCCGGCGACGAGATCCTCAAGAACAAGAAGTTCACGCTGCGGTACTTCAACAAGGGCGCCGAGCTGAAGACCGCGCTGGACAAGGGCGAGGTCGACCTCGCCGACAACAGCCTCGACCCGGGCGCGGCGGCCCAGTACCTGGCAGACGTCCAGGCCGGCAACACCGCGGTCCAGGTCGCCGAGGGCGACAGCTCCGAGACCCGCTACCTGGCCTTCAACACCAAGGACGCGGTCACCGGCAACCCGGCCGTGCGTCAGGCGGTGGCCCAGCTGCTGGACCGCAAGGTGCTCGCCCGCGACGTCTACGCGCGAACCGTCCAGCCGCTGTACTCGGTGGTGCCGGCCGGCGTGCTCGGCCACAACACCGCGTTCTTCGACAAGTACGGCGACCCGGATCTCGCCAAGGCCAAGCAGATCCTGACGGCCGCCAAGATCGCTCTGCCGGTGAAGATGAGCCTCACCTGGTCGCGGGCCCGGGCCGAGGGCGCCGAGAGCGCCGAGATCAAGCGGCAGCTGGAGGCCGGCGGCCTCTTCCAGGTGACGGTCAACCAGGAAGCCGACTGGGACAAGTTCAAGAAGGGCTGGACGGCCGGCAGCTACCAGGCCTACACGATCGGCTGGACCGCCGACTACCCCGACCCGGACAACTTCGTGGCCCCGCTGGTCGTCGACGGCGGCGCCTACCACACCGGCTGGAACGACCCCCGGATCAGTGACCGGCTCGTGCCGGAGAGCCTGCGACAGGCCGACCGGGCCGCCGCCTCCTCCACCTTCGCGCAGATGCAGAACATCACCGCCGAGGGCGTGCCGCTGATCCCGATCTTCCAGACCAAGTCGCTCTACGCCTCCCGCTCCGACATCACGGGTGTGGAGTCGACCGTCGACACCACCGGCGTGTTCCGGTTCTGGGAGATCGGCCGCAGCGGCAAGTAG
- a CDS encoding HAD family hydrolase has protein sequence MTTISTAARALDRSNGHGLQAVLLDMDGTLVDTEDFWWQAEVSLFAELGHALDERDRAHVVGGPMSRVIDYLLSSTGVDIAPVDLAALINQRFVDLLGAGVPLMPGAERLLNTLAAHGIPAALVSASHRHIIDIVLATLGAHNFAFSVAGDEVPRTKPHPDPYLEAVRRLGAEPARCVVVEDAPTGVLSGEAAGCPVIAVPSVAVIEPAPGRLVLPSLELVDLDVLRSLVASRV, from the coding sequence ATGACGACCATCTCCACCGCCGCCCGCGCTCTCGACCGGAGCAACGGGCACGGCCTGCAAGCGGTGCTGCTGGACATGGACGGGACGCTGGTCGACACCGAGGACTTCTGGTGGCAGGCCGAGGTCTCGCTCTTCGCCGAGCTGGGCCACGCGCTCGACGAGCGCGACCGCGCGCACGTGGTCGGCGGCCCGATGAGCCGGGTGATCGACTACCTGCTCTCCAGCACCGGGGTGGACATCGCCCCCGTGGACCTCGCCGCACTGATCAACCAGCGGTTCGTGGACCTGCTGGGCGCCGGCGTGCCGCTGATGCCGGGCGCCGAGCGGCTGCTCAACACGCTGGCCGCGCACGGGATCCCGGCCGCCCTGGTGTCGGCCTCGCACCGGCACATCATCGACATCGTGCTCGCCACCCTGGGAGCGCACAACTTCGCCTTCTCGGTCGCCGGGGACGAGGTGCCGCGGACCAAGCCGCACCCCGACCCGTACCTGGAGGCGGTGCGCCGACTGGGTGCGGAACCGGCGCGCTGCGTGGTCGTCGAGGACGCCCCGACCGGGGTCCTCTCCGGCGAGGCGGCGGGCTGCCCGGTGATCGCGGTGCCCTCGGTCGCGGTGATCGAGCCGGCACCGGGGCGGCTGGTGCTGCCCTCGCTGGAGCTCGTCGACCTGGACGTGCTGCGCTCGCTGGTGGCCTCGCGGGTCTGA
- a CDS encoding TetR/AcrR family transcriptional regulator — MSPERGAGGAGDPRAERSRDKLRQALLAECAERPLAEVSVAALVRRAGVGRATFYLHYEDLQALAVDACAEIVRRAVEALHAWRGIPDPAAAPPALTTFFAETAEHAALHRGLLRPGGGGPLGDLLHRELRERSRTERELAGAAHAELVASAVAAAFTGVLADWLHGSVEGGPEQVAADVWRLLIALHRAVP, encoded by the coding sequence ATGAGCCCGGAGCGCGGCGCTGGCGGGGCGGGCGACCCGCGCGCCGAGCGCAGCCGGGACAAGCTGCGGCAGGCCCTGCTCGCCGAGTGCGCCGAGCGCCCGCTCGCCGAGGTCAGCGTCGCGGCCCTGGTACGCCGGGCCGGGGTCGGCCGAGCCACCTTCTATCTCCACTACGAGGACCTCCAGGCGCTCGCCGTGGACGCCTGCGCCGAGATCGTCCGCCGCGCCGTCGAGGCACTGCACGCCTGGCGCGGCATCCCCGACCCGGCCGCCGCGCCGCCCGCCCTCACCACGTTCTTCGCAGAGACCGCCGAGCACGCGGCGCTGCACCGCGGCCTGCTGCGCCCCGGCGGCGGCGGGCCGCTCGGCGACCTGCTGCACCGGGAGCTGCGCGAGCGCAGCCGGACCGAACGCGAGCTGGCCGGGGCCGCGCACGCCGAGCTGGTCGCCTCGGCGGTCGCGGCGGCCTTCACCGGCGTGCTGGCCGACTGGTTGCACGGGAGCGTCGAGGGCGGCCCCGAGCAGGTGGCGGCGGACGTCTGGCGGCTGCTGATCGCGCTGCACCGGGCCGTGCCCTGA